GCGATCTCTATGTCACCATCGAGCCCTGTGTCATGTGCGCCGGGGCGATCATGCACGCGCGCATCGCGCGGGTGGTGTACGGGGCGCGCGACCCCAAGACCGGCGCCCATGGCAGCATTGTGGATCTGTTCGCCGAGAAGCGGCTGAACCATCACACGGAAGTGGTCAACGGCGTGTTGGCGGAGGATTGCGGGGCCATGCTCTCGCGGTTTTTTGCGGAGCGGCGTAAGAAGCCGGTGGCCGATGAAAATTAGGATCAACATCGAAACCCAGATGCTCGATTTGCTCGACGACGAAGGGTGCGTGATCCGGCGCTACCCGGTGTCCACGGCGGCCAATGGCCCAGGCGAGCTGAGTGGGAGCTACTGCACGCCGCGCGGCCGGCACATCATCCGCGCCAAGATCGGCGCCGGTCAGCCGGAGAACACCGTCTTCGTGCGGCGCCGGCCGACCGGGGAGATCTATACG
This region of Burkholderiales bacterium genomic DNA includes:
- the tadA gene encoding tRNA adenosine(34) deaminase TadA yields the protein MNDETYMRAALEQAQQAWEAGEVPVGAVVVKDGEIIGRGFNQPISGHDPSAHAEIQALRDAAERLGNYRLIGCDLYVTIEPCVMCAGAIMHARIARVVYGARDPKTGAHGSIVDLFAEKRLNHHTEVVNGVLAEDCGAMLSRFFAERRKKPVADEN
- a CDS encoding L,D-transpeptidase is translated as MKIRINIETQMLDLLDDEGCVIRRYPVSTAANGPGELSGSYCTPRGRHIIRAKIGAGQPENTVFVRRRPTGEIYTPALGAGVATR